The following nucleotide sequence is from Psychroserpens sp. Hel_I_66.
TTTTCTAGCGCACGATGTAAAAACGATTATGGGAGATTTAGAGAAAGATGTTTCACATACTCTGAAAGGTGTTGATAAAGTTATTTTTGCTGCAGGTTCTGGTGGAAAAAAAGTAGAAGCTGTTGATCAAGAAGGTGCAAAGAAGATGATTAAGGCATCACAGGATTCTAATGTCAAAAAGTTTGTGATGTTGAGTTCTATGGGAGCTGATAATCCTGAAGAAAGTGAAGAATTAAGAGATTATCTTAAAGCTAAGCATAACGCAGATGAATTTCTAAAATCATCAAACCTAAATTATACAATTGTAAGACCTGGAAGTTTAAATAATAATGAAGGAACTGGTAAAATTGAACTCTCAAAATCATTACAAAAAAGAGGGGAGATTTCCCGAGAGGATGTGGCACAGACTTTAGTGAGAAGTTTGCATGATGATGCTCCTAATAAAGTCACTTTTGAAATTTTAAAAGGTGAGACGCTTATAGGTAAAGCTTTAGAAGATTTTTCTTAATGATTCAATTTCCGAAGAAAAACTTTTAATACTTTAAAATCAAAATATGGAACATACAATAACGATTAAAAAAATTGAGCACATTAATCACAACGTCGTTCATTTAGTTACAGATAAGCCAAAAAATTATACATTCACTCCAGGACAAGCCACAGAGGTATCCATAAATAAAAATGGTTGGGAAACAAAAAAAAGGCCTTTTACATTTACGAGTTTACCAAATGATGATGAGTTGGAGTTTACAATTAAAATTTATCCTTCTCATGATGGCGTAACTGAGCAGATAGAGACGCTAAAAGTAAGCGATCAATTATTAATTGGAGATCCTTGGGGAGCCATAAATTATATAGGAAAAGGTGCGTTTATTGCAGGTGGTGCAGGCATCACACCGTTTATATCTATTTTGAAAGACTTAAAATACAAAGATCAACTAGAGGGTAACCAGTTGTTTTTTAGCAACCATAAAGAAAAGGATATTATTTATAAAAACAATCTTGAAGCTTGGTTGGGTTCTAATCTGCATTTGACACTTTCTAATGAAGAAACTGAAGATTACGATAATGGTCATATTGATGAAAATTTATTGAAAAAATATAATTTAGATACTACAAAGCAGGTATATCTCTGTGGACCACCACCAATGATGGATGCTATAAAATCTGATTTATGGCGTATGGGACTTTCAAAAGATCTTTTAGTTACTGAAGATTAATTCATCCTTTTAGACTTAAGCTATTCTAAACACATCTCATGTAATTGAAGCTTTTACCAAGTAGAACAAAATTA
It contains:
- a CDS encoding SDR family oxidoreductase: MENILVAGATGTTGKKIIQLLKSSQYFEPIAMVRNEKQQAHFLAHDVKTIMGDLEKDVSHTLKGVDKVIFAAGSGGKKVEAVDQEGAKKMIKASQDSNVKKFVMLSSMGADNPEESEELRDYLKAKHNADEFLKSSNLNYTIVRPGSLNNNEGTGKIELSKSLQKRGEISREDVAQTLVRSLHDDAPNKVTFEILKGETLIGKALEDFS
- a CDS encoding FAD-binding oxidoreductase; protein product: MEHTITIKKIEHINHNVVHLVTDKPKNYTFTPGQATEVSINKNGWETKKRPFTFTSLPNDDELEFTIKIYPSHDGVTEQIETLKVSDQLLIGDPWGAINYIGKGAFIAGGAGITPFISILKDLKYKDQLEGNQLFFSNHKEKDIIYKNNLEAWLGSNLHLTLSNEETEDYDNGHIDENLLKKYNLDTTKQVYLCGPPPMMDAIKSDLWRMGLSKDLLVTED